Proteins from one Corticium candelabrum chromosome 4, ooCorCand1.1, whole genome shotgun sequence genomic window:
- the LOC134178975 gene encoding uncharacterized protein LOC134178975, with product MAKAIPEYTFKLLMIGDGAVGKTSLVSRFVDDSFAPSYTSTIGIDYKFKLIELGGFKVKLQIWDTAGQERFRTLTSAYYRGAQGIALTYDMTRPDSFKSVSYWMASVDEYAPPGCIKILIANKADLYPDREVSMQEGRDQAQHYDMKYFEVSAKTGEGVTDAFMSIAQQVKDNAARHELRKAVSGTKVSNGVDLNSNGAQSTKTGCCR from the coding sequence ATGGCGAAGGCAATACCAGAGTACACTTTCAAGCTTCTCATGATTGGAGACGGTGCAGTGGGAAAGACATCTCTCGTCTCACGCTTCGTAGACGACTCATTTGCTCCATCATACACGTCAACTATTGGCATTGACTACAAGTTCAAGCTTATTGAATTGGGTGGCTTCAAAGTGAAGCTTCAGATCTGGGACACAGCAGGACAGGAGCGCTTTAGGACACTGACATCAGCTTATTACCGAGGGGCCCAAGGCATTGCGTTGACATACGACATGACGCGACCGGATTCTTTCAAGAGCGTTTCCTACTGGATGGCGTCGGTAGACGAGTATGCGCCGCCGGGCTGCATAAAGATTCTTATCGCGAACAAGGCCGATTTGTATCCGGACAGAGAGGTATCGATGCAAGAGGGTCGAGACCAGGCTCAACACTATGACATGAAATATTTTGAGGTGAGTGCGAAGACAGGAGAAGGAGTGACGGACGCGTTTATGTCAATAGCTCAGCAAGTGAAGGATAACGCAGCAAGGCACGAGTTGAGGAAAGCTGTATCGGGGACTAAAGTAAGCAATGGAGTAGACCTCAACAGCAACGGTGCGCAGAGCACAAAGACTGGCTGCTGTCGATAG
- the LOC134178977 gene encoding large ribosomal subunit protein eL14-like, with protein MVYKRYVQVGRVAMVTYGPDEGKLCVIVDVVDQTRGLVDGPCTDVKRQAISFKWLALTNIVIKLAPSQRSSGIRKAWEKADVAGQWEKSSWAKRLADKKKRRSMTDFDRFKLKIAKQSKRTIVKSKVKKMKKEETAQ; from the exons ATG GTTTATAAAAGATACGTACAAGTAGGACGAGTAGCTATGGTCACGTATGGTCCCGATGAAGGGAAGTTGTGTGTCATTGTGGATGTTGTCGACCAAACGAGG GGTCTTGTGGATGGACCATGCACTGACGTAAAGAGACAAGCTATTAGTTTCAAGTGGCTTGCTTTGACAAACATAGTGATCAAGCTTGCGCCTTCCCAGAGGTCATCTGGGATTCGTAAGGCTTGGGAGAAAGCAGATGTAGCAGGACAGTGGGAAAAGTCGTCCTGGGCCAAACGGTTAGCAGACAAGAAAAAGCGACGATCAATGACAGACTTCGATAGATTTAAACTGAAGATTGCCAAGCAAAGC aAACGCACTATCGTGAAGAGTAAAGTCaagaagatgaagaaggaagagaCTGCTCAATAG
- the LOC134178974 gene encoding protein-L-histidine N-pros-methyltransferase-like isoform X1 — translation MFGFGRSPLTRQLLTQLHRNLHEPRFDASVWYTCKMSRLDRDLSRTFVQCNLDAATSEFLEYSRKTADSFCLQIFYRIAMIVLSLFMSLTDMNGLLGRGATFLFSSSQLRMLMNAAGVTNMVHSTVLDIGAGDGTITDEMKEVFCSSISVTEKSRTMRQTLRRKGYTVLDVDQWHAAEPFDVISLLNVLDRCDKPMSLLQDIHNSLAQTGGILLLAVVLPFDPIVLKGPWKIAPTEKLKVKGSTFESSVNRLVSDVLNPHGFKLLSWTRLPYLSEGDLFEAYFVLDCALLMLQKCEQ, via the exons ATGTTTGGATTTGGACGGAGTCCTTTGACGAGACAGCTTCTAACGCAATTGCATCGAAATTTACATGAACCGCGTTTTGATGCATCAGTCTGGTATACTTGCAAGATGTCCCGTTTGGATCGTGACCTCAGCAGAACGTTTGTACAGTGCAACCTGGACGCTGCCACGTCAGAGTTTCTGGAATACAGTCGGAAAACTGCCGATTCGTTTTGTTTGCAGATCTTCTACAGAATTGCAATGATCGTTCTATCTCTTTTTATGTCTCTTACTGACATGAATGG GCTACTAGGACGTGGTGCAACCTTTCTCTTCTCCTCAAGTCAGTTGAGAATGCTAATGAATGCAGCTGGTGTCACAAATATGGTCCATTCGACTGTATTGGACATTGGAGCTGGTGATGGGACAATAACTGATGAGATGAAAGAAGTATTTTGCTCAAGTATATCAGTCACAGAAAAGTCACGAACGATGAGGCAAACACTAAGGCGGAAAGGATACAC AGTACTTGATGTTGACCAATGGCATGCAGCTGAACCCTTTGACGTCATTAGCTTACTGAATGTACTGGACAGATGTGACAAGCCAATGAGCCTTCTACAAGACATACACAATAGTCTTGCACAAACCGGAGGTATTCTCCTTCTTGCTGTCGTACTACCCTTCGACCCAATTGTTCTCAAAG GACCATGGAAAATCGCACCAACTGAGAAGCTAAAAGTCAAAGGCAGCACATTCGAAAGCAGCGTGAACAGGCTGGTAAGCGACGTCCTAAATCCGCACGGTTTCAAGCTTCTCTCGTGGACAAGACTTCCTTACTTGTCAGAAGGGGATCTGTTTGAGGCCTACTTTGTTCTTGATTGTGCATTACTGATGCTGCAGAAATGCGAGCAGTGA
- the LOC134178974 gene encoding protein-L-histidine N-pros-methyltransferase-like isoform X2: MIVLSLFMSLTDMNGLLGRGATFLFSSSQLRMLMNAAGVTNMVHSTVLDIGAGDGTITDEMKEVFCSSISVTEKSRTMRQTLRRKGYTVLDVDQWHAAEPFDVISLLNVLDRCDKPMSLLQDIHNSLAQTGGILLLAVVLPFDPIVLKGPWKIAPTEKLKVKGSTFESSVNRLVSDVLNPHGFKLLSWTRLPYLSEGDLFEAYFVLDCALLMLQKCEQ; this comes from the exons ATGATCGTTCTATCTCTTTTTATGTCTCTTACTGACATGAATGG GCTACTAGGACGTGGTGCAACCTTTCTCTTCTCCTCAAGTCAGTTGAGAATGCTAATGAATGCAGCTGGTGTCACAAATATGGTCCATTCGACTGTATTGGACATTGGAGCTGGTGATGGGACAATAACTGATGAGATGAAAGAAGTATTTTGCTCAAGTATATCAGTCACAGAAAAGTCACGAACGATGAGGCAAACACTAAGGCGGAAAGGATACAC AGTACTTGATGTTGACCAATGGCATGCAGCTGAACCCTTTGACGTCATTAGCTTACTGAATGTACTGGACAGATGTGACAAGCCAATGAGCCTTCTACAAGACATACACAATAGTCTTGCACAAACCGGAGGTATTCTCCTTCTTGCTGTCGTACTACCCTTCGACCCAATTGTTCTCAAAG GACCATGGAAAATCGCACCAACTGAGAAGCTAAAAGTCAAAGGCAGCACATTCGAAAGCAGCGTGAACAGGCTGGTAAGCGACGTCCTAAATCCGCACGGTTTCAAGCTTCTCTCGTGGACAAGACTTCCTTACTTGTCAGAAGGGGATCTGTTTGAGGCCTACTTTGTTCTTGATTGTGCATTACTGATGCTGCAGAAATGCGAGCAGTGA